Part of the Polyodon spathula isolate WHYD16114869_AA chromosome 18, ASM1765450v1, whole genome shotgun sequence genome, TTCAGTGGTGCTTGCAGCACCCGTCGATTCCACATCCGAGGTACTCGATGACTGTGCAGATTTATCACTCCTGTTAATTATGAAAACATAACATGTGACAATGTTAGCAAATAACTTGCATtgtattaatagtagtagtaataataataaataataataataataataataataatacatttttgaagaaagCAGATCCAAGGTATTGTTTTCAAACACTGGTGGTTCATCCAGATCctagcatttaaaacaaaaaacaaaactatcacATTTAATTTTCTTACCAGTATGAGATCTCATTTGCAAGTTTAAAATGATGATCTGCATGTGTAACAAGCCCCATTTACAGGGTTTTTATACTAACCTGGGTTGAGAGCTCTGAGGACCGTCTCGGTTTTGCAAATGTTTCAAGTGAATGACCTACatactttctttttcttcctACTCCATTTGTGATTTCGCtggtaaacaaaatatatacataaaaaataaagctttattaaggttgtatttaaagtatatattagaacatgtatttAATGTTCTCATTATGTCCAAAGCttattacacacacaaaataagtCTGTCCCTATACCCAAGATTACTGCTGAATGTTGAAAAAAGTTTTCAGCTTGGCTGAGTATGAAGAtctagttttatatataaaataccacTATATTTCAACAgggttaattaaacaaaaaaaaaaaaaaaaaaacacaaataaataaaacttgactTTACTGAAGTAATTTCTTAATCTTGATAGGTGGCAGACATGCATTTACATGCAAGTTTTTGAAATGCACCAGCATTAGAACATTTGTTTTACCTGCTGTCTGGTAAAGGCTTTGTAGATTTTCTGCCCTTGATTTTGATTTCATGGGAGGCTCTCTCTGGCTCTTGTGCCGTTTTCGAGTCTGTATTCTGAGGAGCAGGAGGAAAACGGATTCTCAGCCcaaacaaatgtttctttttctttatttcttttccagaCATAAACCTTAAAGGATCAAAAGGAATATGTtaatactgtacaaatacagCCAATcactttctaaataataataaaaaaaactatcaacTTTCTAATCACTTTAGAGCAATCTAgaagtacaaaatgtaattgtCGAAACttacatggttttgtttttatttagtgctTCTAGAATATTATCGTATCTGTCACATTTTGGAGTGTCTCCAAGCTggagataaaaacaaaattataatcaGCTTCACAGTGTTCATAGTAGACAGAACTCCAGAAATTATCAAACAGAAACAAGATTTAAGATCATAAATTTGAACACATTATAGGTACTTATGATTTCTCAAAGAACATATGCATTTATATACCAGGAGAACTTGTGTATGAACCCCCAATTCAGATTTAGAACTACAGTAATGTGCAGTAACTGACTAAGCTTATTATGAACCCTTTTACTCCCTGCATATCACATATGGTATAATATTTTACAATCCCTGTAGCATATTGTGTTTACAATACAACTAACATTTTTCACATAAATTATACATTGCACGTTGCCATAGATTTTTAATTGTTTGGTGCAAGGAACAGGACTGAGTTACTTAAATATAGAAGTTTTTATTCATACTAAAATACTGCATGGTTTTAGAAACTTACATCAGAAAGTTGTAGTCTGTCCCAGTTGTCATTAATGTATGTCATCAGCTCCAGCTCTGAATCAAAGTATTTTTTCTTATGAATAACACTTAGGTTGTAAAGGCTCAGGTGTGCTATATCTACCCTGTAAATATCAAAACAACAATTAACACTCATACAAAAAGTtaggttgtttatttaaattcgAAAATCTTATTTTAAAGCACAACAAATACATTACTTACCATCGTAACGGTAGACGTTTGAGGTACTCTGGTCCAGAATtgcaaacagaacaaataaatacatagaacctaaacagtaaaaaacagacaagaataaaaccaattattttttatagatggctttatatattttatataaagccaatgctttatataaaatataattggtATAATAAAAAGGTGGACCATCTTACCTGTCTCCATAAAGCATTGGCTTTTGGAAACATTGTATGCAGGCCTCATGAAACCACTGTCTACATTTACTGCACTGCAGCATCTTCAGGTACCAGCTGTGAAAAGAGCATCAACAATCCTCAGCCAGCCACATATTTACATGTTGTAATATTACAAAACCTTATAAAATGATACTCACTCTCCAGGCCCCCCACAATAGCAATAACATTGCTGGATATTAGTTTTATGGCCCTCATCCCACACCAGGTCCTCCAATGTGTACGGCAACGCCTGCTTCATGACTTGCAGAGCTTTGGCATTTGGTCCTTTCTTAAGAGCACCACCTatctacaagtaaaaaataaaaggacgtttttaaaaatgcattgtgctCAAAGTTTCTGAAAAATATCGAATTAAAATATCTGCTGAAAACAGTTTAGAATTTCCTCAAATAACTGCATTTTACCTTGGTCGTTGTTGCAAAAACACACTGGCGACAAAGCCACTTCTCGTCCGATCCAATCACACTGGAATCAATATTTGGTGCATGGCAAGTCTGGTGATACCCTGCAGtacaacaaatgtgttttaaatgagtaAAAATGTAGTTAACTCTCAAGATGCACACTGGAAACTATATTGGGTCCCATTAACAATAACACATGAAGTAACCTTAGGTAGGGAAATTAAATTTGGCTTAATTCTaccaaaaaaaaaggacaatgaaaaatgtaaaccaaTGACAGTCCTGTCAGAACACTAAGCTAATGAGACAAGACTTAAATGACCATCACATATTTACAGCTAAGAGCCACATTTACCACAGACAAAACCAGTTAACAATGAAAGTTACCTTGCCCACACTTATCACAGATAACAATCTCATTTGGTGCTTCTGAGTTTTCCTCCTGGCATATTGTGCAGACCATCTCCCCACCACCACTGGCTCCTGAAATGGTAGAAAGGCATTTTACTAAAACTGTTTATAACAAAGGGAACAAAAGAAGAAAGatgaaaaaacacagcacttgctgaaaacataaaactgtattcaaaacacattcaatcacagttctgtgcttttaaaatatagcAAAGTGAATTAGTATCAAAGTCAACTGGTGAGCTATAGTAGCTGGCTCAGTGTAAAATCCTAAACTAAAATTAAACACCATAGCAATTCTGAAGGATGATAGTGATTATCATCCTTTATCTCCAATACAGGAGATATATAAATGAACAACAAGGAGGCACAAGTGGCAGTAAACTCTGCAATAACATAGAAACAACActaacacagatttaaaaattcTTTCCCTAATCGCATAATCAGATGACTTGTACAGCTTAAAGTTTGCCTATGCAGTGCCCCCGAAGTCTGTCAACtacacaaaaacaaattcaacatAACTAGCATGAGCTGGATTGGAAAAGACAGAACAAACAGAGTAAGAAAATAAAACCCAGgcagtaaaaaattaaattaaataaaaagcaactaaacttaaaactaaacaaaataaaggatAAAAACTGATTTTAGTTGATAGGTCTTCCTTAGGAAATGTTTGTGACGATAGCAGAGAAGTACAAAGTAATGCCAAGTCTGTTTTATTCAAGTGTCCCCAGTGTTTATAAGAAAAAGGTCTTTAGTAAACTAAACCATAACAATTTACAGCAACCTTGGACCACATACTGATGCTGATTTTCTTCCTTTAAGAAAGTTAAACGTAGAAATTAATTTCTTAGATTCATATTTTGCATGAAAAATATAGGTCCATCCTACAAGATATAGCCACATCAATGTTGATATCAAACCTAGAGATAGCTAATGTTCTCATTTTTTCACAAATGTGTGAACCCCACAAAAAGGCAAGCAGTACATCTAGTATGCTTAAATGCAAGAATTGCACCCACTGCAATCCAACAACATTACTTACCAGTTTGTATGTCCTTCCAGAGAACCCAGGATTTCGAACTGTCTTCAAAGACAACAAAGCAgctgtgtttatgtttgtttatctGGAAAACCAATCAAATTGGAATGTGGTTTGttagagagaaagaaaaaaaaaacacttcattacATGATATCTTTGCATAATGAGGACATCACTAATCACATTCTGTGCTAAATGTGACATTCAAGATATATTATAATGGTGATCAAATGTTCTTCCACACTGAAAGACTGCGATGttaaaacacagagaaaaaaaaataattaaatatgagTTGACCAAAGTACCTTTGTGATAGTCCCAAGATAAAACAAGCCATCTGACCACCGGGCTAGGACATCCTGGCCTTCTTCAAATTTCCTCGcaagcttttttgttttctgtccatCCTTGAATGGCACTTTAGCCAAGGACACGGGTGTCTTATGGGTTCTGTGGGAATGCGTTTTTTTGTGGACAGATAAATTCCCCACTCCCGTAGCGTCTctgtttaacagaaaataatgcaTTACTTTCACCAATGGGCATTCGCCCAAATTCTGCTTGTTTAGGGACCATGTCACCCAAAACCACCTTGGTTGCAGGACTGTGTTTTGCAGCCATGCTTAAAGCGCCAAGGCATTGgggtataaaataatttaaaaaacaaaacaaaaaaaaaaaccgtaaGAGAAATACTCTCTCTAGGAATCATCACAGTATCTTACATACACCGACGTGCAAGGAACTGTCCAGTGGCGTGCTGCTGTTAAACTGCAATATTCCAAAGTGCAAAGTTGATACATCAGGAAATGttattattgacaggaaagattgtgtattgttttcttatttgtaaATGACAACTGCCGTATTTATAAATAGTCtactaaaaaaaatgtgcacccCGTTCTAGTTTTCAATAAACCCCCCACACGATGTTATGTATTAGTTTATGTTCATAGAACGAAATAAAACCTGTAACTAGCCAATTAAAACACATGCTTAACCTTGCAATGCTGTTTTCATCTTATTTTTTCTCTtcacaaacattaaacaatatcCCACCAACACGGTACTGTACGTACCTATGACTagaaagaggaagaggaggagtaACGCACGTACTATTTCTTTGTTATACGAACAATAACACCATTTCATTACCGAGCAACCAAAAAGATCATCATCGAGACTCATAGGAGGGTACCTATTTAACAAAAACGATAACATACTCAAGTTAACGTAAAATGATATTGTTTATTGACTAGACTCATTGTGTGATCAATACCCGGCAGATAAAAACAACTCCCAGCAGAATCACTATATATTTACCTCATTCGGTCTCTACAGCTTGACAAACCGCTTCACACAGGAAAAATGTTCTATCTCGACAAAGACGCGCGTCTTCTTTCTAATAAATGGACTTCTGTTGCAAATGACCAGGAGCTTCCTCCCAGTCTAATTTCCAAAGTGCTAGAAAATTACAAACTGACCCCTCTCCCCTAATAAATTCGCCATTTTGGTTTCCCGCTGAGATCCGATTGCATTCTGGGAAATATCTGAACACCGGCGACATCTTTCCATTAGCTAGAGTGGAGCATCATGGCCTTTGCAGTGTAAAAGTAAAGGGGGCCCTCTATATGTAAAATGCAATTGCCTGCCTGAATGTCACGAGAAACACAGGAcaacggttttttttttgtttgattatttaattaagctcattgttaattacagtatattatataccATAGTTTAACCAGTCACAATGTGTGTTCATTGTGCCTCGCGTAGGCAGCTTTAATGACTCGTGGATATTTGatttttgaaattattgttctttgttttgtataatattgAATAATAAGTTGTGCTGAATCGTGATGATTTACGgggttattgatttttttgtttttttcatattaatattCAATATTGAATCCCTGTCAACACTAGAGGGACCAGGGAGCGAAGATTCAGTTTATACCCACTTAAAAAGTTGAAACGCCAATGAAAGGTTTGACCATTTCAATACGAGTTTGTGtgatctatctgtctatctgtctatcgtATATGTCCTGTGGGAAATTCAGTTGccaatgcaaaatgtgtttttttctttttaaatcatagTTTCTGTTTTTGTGAGTTATCCAATTGTATTATCCTCAAGGAACCATTAACAGACCACAACAACCAGCAGCTGCAACACAATTCATATGGACATTGGTCCTGATTCAGTGGCAAACTGGTTAGGGTACCACGATACTGGTTCATACCTTTGTGAAACTACAGAGTGGCATGATTCTACCAGTGCTTACACCATTGTAAACAAGATTGTGCTGCTATAGGTCTTCGTACAGAATAATTCCATTGCAAATTGCAGATAATTTGGAAAGGGATTTATTATTATGATGGCTGTGTATTCTGTCTCTATGTACTGATTCCATTGGACGCGATCAATTATGACTTATGACCATATTATTTTATCATGGGGATTAAACCCCAGCAAATAGTCTTAGAGTGCTTCCACAAAAATAAGGGTTGGACTTCACATCACAGTAGTGAGTGTAGTAGACTGACTTTTTGAAAATAGGTTTTTGTCTGGCATTATAGCAGATTGCTATTGGGATGATCCCCTGAGAATATCCATTTAAAAAGCGTTCATTCGCATACCAGTCATGGCTAACTTGTAACATGCTTGGATTGTTACACTACCATTAGCTCATTtcctttgaaataaaatacagtacatggagTACTTTTGTAATGTATGTAATGTGATCACTGCTTGAAGCCATATTAATGTGGATTCTTGGACTCAAAGTTAGTTATGGGTGGAGCCTAGTTAGAAGCTGAATACAAACCCTCCAAGGAAAAACAGGTGCTTCACAGTGGTGTTGGTGCCTCAGTAGGGAGCAAGCTTGTGGAGGGTAACACTGTGGTGATAGTTCATTGATATTACTGTTTATGTTGAAAGAAGAACCAAGCTGTTTCAGGTAAATGTCTATGATTACTAAAATGTTGTACCTACTTCTCCTCAAGCCAAAGGCATCCATTTGTAACCCTAGACTATTGTATTAATATGATGATATCAGTTGTATTTTCCATAGGCCTAATTTGCCTTACAGGCAATGGTCAAAGCTTTCTCATCTGCTGGTTATGCATATTATCCACATTGTTAATAATTCATCATTTCAGTTCAAAACCGAAGCTAGTAACATCCTTTATTCAGTGAAAATCAATGTTAACCCTCCATCTGCTGTCACATTGCACATTTAGATTTTGTCTCGCAGTACGTTTTACTGGAATGAAGACTTTGTATCTTTATTTCTGCTCATAATTCATATTCGTAATAGGAATTTAAGACACTttaagtgtagtaaagcatagtgaaaccaTGCTTAAGCACACAAGTGCAgaagtacagctgtggccaaaagttttgcttcacctaataattttaggattgagacactaTTTGTAATATCGCAAACGTCTACCGgcagccataatagcagtacagtatttgatgttagattttgaaatgccacatttctaagtttgtgtcagtttttcactacatatatggaaaactacaaagctgtatgtaattcaatatatatgttaacttaacattattcagcaggtttcatttgcctttttgaagccaaatgtgttaattctttagggtgatgcaaaacttttggccacaggtgtagactaaatattattatttttatttatttttaaatccactgtGCATGGTCtgtattactgtactgaaaaGGGAgttacagcactgaaacactactgCAGATAGGTGGTCAAGCATGTAGAAATATCTACATTAATACTGTGGTTGTAGTGACACCAAGGACAGCACTGATTCAACACAGGAAGCCTACAATGGGTAACTGTTCTGAAGGGAGATGTGACCATTCTTTATTGATAAGCAATAGTTTCCCTTCTGGGAAATTGGGGTGCAAATCTGCTGTATAGTCTGTTCTCTGACGCCCAGTCTCTGACATAGAATCTCTTGCAAACTGACAGTATACTCaccagtatatttgtatttcaaatacaattacaatGCTTAACTTAGTTTGGAGTTTCTGTAACTCAGGTGTGCAGATTTAAAGGTTACTGCCTGTGTGGCCCCAAGTGAGGGAAGGGAAACAAACATCATAACCTTGCTTCACAAATCTGCTGATCATGAGGATTATTCAAGTTTTGACATTGAGAGCGCTGCACCATTGTTTATCTTCTACATTGAATGGCATACTGTAATGGGAATGGCAGCTTTGATCGAATGGCTTAAACATTATTCAAACGGTCACAATTTAAAACTATGTGGTGGTGAAGCGTTGACATGTATTGGACAGCAATAGTAAAGGAAAATGACTGAGAGGACCATTGTATACATGTGTACCAGATGCAGAGACAATCACTCAAAAGTGTGCTGTGTATATATGAGCCATATTATGGCAGCGGTCAATGCCATCTTTGATATTTTACCAAGTAGTGTTTATATAGCCTAACTCTGCAAATATTAAGTCACGACCTCTATTAAACACGTAAATATAGTAAAGACCGGTAAAGGAAAGTCATGATACAGGTACGGCAAGTTTTTCTAGTAAACTTTTATTAGCATGTAGCCTATTTTCCCTTCAGCAATATATGTATGTAGAAAggataattacaaataaaaccaattaaaatatttaaaataagtcaAACTTCTCCATTCGCTTGAGCTTGCACTAtagaaacatactgtactgtgtattttCGATTTGAACTAGTCTGACCTATTTTGTGTCGGCGAAAAGCTTATGGTGTTCTCCGCCTGCTTTATTCTGTGTTGAAGAAGAGGAGCTAGTATCCAGCGGTGGACTGTTAACAACAGCTGCAGTAAAGGGGGGAAAAGCCACGGAGAAAGGAGGTGCTGTATTTGTATCACTGGATGCTTATTAGTCCAGACCCATCCAACAGGAGGACAGGAATGACTGGGTAACAAGTACAACATGATACAATGGAGTTCTGCGGTCCCAGGTTTCCATTGTAAATGAAATATGCGGGCAGTGGTCGTTTTGTGCGATTCTGATTCGGGGTCTCCTTTTGCTTTCCGCAGGTTGATGTGGTGAGATGTGCTGTTTGCCATGGCGAGGGGGCTGTTTTCATGGGCCGGGCTAAGAAAGCCTTACTATATTCAGGTAGGCCAGCGGGAAAACACTTTCTCAGATCAATATTTGGTTTACAATTTTTTCTAGGATTATCAAGACGTGTGTCACTGAATGAGTGTCGTTGAATGCTATGTGTTTGCAATACTTACGGTAAGCGTGAAAGGGAATACattactttcaaaataaatgcatttcagcaCGGCGTTAAACTTTTAAGGTTTAACGACTTTACCACAATAAGTACTGTGTATGTATCGAACCCTTTCTGATTTCTATTAATATAAGGGGATTCTGTTTTCTCAACTGCCAGGGAAAATGTGTCTTCCGTTTCCGCCAGCTTTTACTTTGGTAGGCGAAAAtgaaacattaacaataatactGTTACAGAAAGGACGATGCACTGAATGCCAATACAACAttaatgttgtaaaaatattctCGGAAACGAGTTCTGCAGAAGGGAATACATTCAGTCAGGCATTTGAAGTACCATGCTGTAGAATCAGACGAGACGAGACGAGGCATTTTGCTATGACGATTAACGTAGAGGTAACGATTGCAAATAAAGAAGACTTGTTTTTGCACTATTATCATGAAAcaaatgtttaaacctgtaataaGTGTATCCTTGTTAActaacattcaaaatgaattcaCTAAGCGTAAGGGTTAGACTTAGCAATTAAGTGCATGTTAATCTGTGTACATTTATAATGATTCTACCTAAAATCGTATGTAGTCGTTCAGATTCCTAATTTTTGTGTACTCGAATGTACATTTTTATCTCGCCAGCCTACGGCAATGGAGCGGTCTGACTGCTTGTGATGTACAATAATGCACGTCATTTAGACAGACAGTGCAATGTGTTTGCCTTTCCAAGTTTCCTCACACATGTATGTGAAGAGTTTTTATAGTGACGTATTTGCTAGTTGTATACCTAATTTCACCTTGGACTGTTATGGTTGTCAGTATGTAAGGGATAAAGCCTGGACTGATGAAGAGCGATTTTGTTGCTGTCCCGTTTGGTACACAAGTAgttgtacaaaatattttttataaatcttaCCCATTGTGCACTTCCTTTCAATATACAGGTCATAAATCTGCAGTGtcaaaagaaaatataatgtCGCAATCATGTATTCCTGGGCTGTCCATCAAAACCTTGTACTAGCAGCCCTTCAACAGATTGCTGTGCCTGTCGTATATGATTGATTAGAGGTCTCTGTTACAGCAAACTGATTACACGTAATAAACCTGCCTGGATTTTTCTACAGTGGTGTGCATTATTTTTAGTAACCCGCATTGGATTTGTAATACACACATTTTTGaagcaacaaaaacatattgacatcaacaaaaaatgtttctgtatttttttggtAGGTgcttttctgccttttttttttttggttccaagcttttatttttttaaataagtcaaaaaaaaaaaaaaaaaagaaagaaagaaagaaagttccAAAAGAATGGTTTATATTAGCCGTTTTGGTGTAGCATTTCCGCAGCATCGTTTTTAGGGCAATAGGGCGTCATCGTTATAGAACTCTATACCTTAGCTCAAATTACCGGACATGCTGCCTCATGTTCATATCATAAGTAGGTATCATAAGCAGTCTGACAGGAGATGTTTCACAACAATATTCCGCTTTTAAACACGTGAGGAAACAGTGTGGTCGTggatctttttttcttcattgacaAAACTAGGCTGCCTATTTCTGGAGACCTGCGGTCCCAATTTATCATGGGATGATCATTTTCAACTGCATAATTTTCCTTGATTATCACCATCCTTGCTTTGTCTCTTAAATGTATTTAGGGGTACGACCTGTATTGTTTGAGCTCATCAGCATACTGAAGGTCACAGTATTAATTAATTCTTTAGTTAATGCTCGTCTTTGCCCCATACAGTGTTGTTTGTCAAACAATGCATAttaggtgtgaaaaaaatgtttgtttttggtgcAGAAATGAGTACATAAATAGGTAAGTAAGTAGGTAAATAGAGAGTTGTATACTGAAATACAGACCCAGTAGGGTTTCTATTAGTTGACCTGTATGTAGAGATTTCTTCTCCTGTTTATATCCACTTCAGATCTTAAATAATGGTACTAAGAGGTCAGGGCATGCCATTCTCCCAGCAGCTGAGGTTGgagtgtgctttatttttttatttttaaatcaccacCTGTTCCTTTGCTGCCCGCTGTGCAGGTAGttcattgtttaaaacaaactgacACACAGAGGACGGTTCTGTTACCTGCCCTTTCTAAGTGAAAAGAATCTATTAGAAAAGCTTCCTTTTTCTACACGCAAGGACTTTGCTCTAAGGACTTGCTCAAAGAACAT contains:
- the LOC121294170 gene encoding metal-response element-binding transcription factor 2-like, whose amino-acid sequence is MRDATGVGNLSVHKKTHSHRTHKTPVSLAKVPFKDGQKTKKLARKFEEGQDVLARWSDGLFYLGTITKINKHKHSCFVVFEDSSKSWVLWKDIQTGASGGGEMVCTICQEENSEAPNEIVICDKCGQGYHQTCHAPNIDSSVIGSDEKWLCRQCVFATTTKIGGALKKGPNAKALQVMKQALPYTLEDLVWDEGHKTNIQQCYCYCGGPGDWYLKMLQCSKCRQWFHEACIQCFQKPMLYGDRFYVFICSVCNSGPEYLKRLPLRWVDIAHLSLYNLSVIHKKKYFDSELELMTYINDNWDRLQLSDLGDTPKCDRYDNILEALNKNKTMFMSGKEIKKKKHLFGLRIRFPPAPQNTDSKTAQEPERASHEIKIKGRKSTKPLPDSSEITNGVGRKRKYVGHSLETFAKPRRSSELSTQDLDEPPVFENNTLDLLSSKMSDKSAQSSSTSDVESTGAASTTETTSTSISKQSSYCISSRRTRAGRLWPIARPPLRRGRRRGRRPRRTLQTSNPKIDGEEEPKDDCQFSGLDTDLVSNLDQEVQLNHLKNSITNYFGAAGRMACGEKYRVLARRVTLDGKVQYLVEWEGVTAS